Proteins encoded together in one Deinococcus hopiensis KR-140 window:
- a CDS encoding homoaconitate hydratase (catalyzes the formation of homoisocitrate from cis-homoaconitate), protein MPRIWKFGDSVNTDDILPGKFAPFMAGEDAFQTFAFHYIRPEFAAEVQPGDVLVGGRNWGLGSSREYAPQALKKLRIGGIVAPSFARIHYRNLLNLGIPAFEADLTNVLQDGDEVSLDVETGVLTRGANTFQLPPPPEFLREALREGSILAFFKKYGRFPGEAVPESTQMPEAR, encoded by the coding sequence ATGCCCAGAATCTGGAAATTCGGCGACTCGGTGAATACCGACGACATCCTCCCAGGCAAATTTGCCCCCTTCATGGCAGGCGAGGACGCGTTCCAGACCTTTGCCTTCCACTACATCCGCCCCGAGTTCGCTGCCGAGGTGCAGCCCGGCGACGTGCTGGTGGGAGGCCGCAACTGGGGCCTGGGCTCCAGCCGCGAGTACGCGCCGCAGGCCCTCAAAAAGCTGAGAATCGGCGGCATCGTCGCGCCCTCTTTCGCCCGCATCCACTACCGCAACCTGCTGAACCTCGGCATCCCGGCCTTCGAGGCAGACCTGACGAACGTCCTGCAGGACGGCGATGAGGTAAGCCTGGACGTAGAGACGGGCGTGCTGACACGCGGTGCAAACACCTTCCAGCTGCCGCCCCCACCCGAGTTCCTGCGCGAGGCCCTGCGCGAGGGCAGCATCCTGGCCTTCTTCAAGAAGTATGGCCGCTTTCCGGGGGAGGCCGTTCCCGAATCCACGCAAATGCCAGAAGCCCGCTAA
- the lysW gene encoding lysine biosynthesis protein LysW, translating to MTVIQFENPDTGATIELTDPELGELVIDDETGVEYEVVSVDPPRLEAAPQEAEDWGE from the coding sequence ATGACTGTCATTCAATTTGAAAACCCTGACACCGGAGCCACCATCGAGCTGACCGATCCCGAACTCGGCGAACTGGTGATCGACGACGAGACCGGTGTGGAGTACGAAGTCGTGTCCGTCGATCCGCCCCGCCTGGAAGCCGCGCCGCAAGAAGCGGAGGACTGGGGGGAGTAA